The sequence below is a genomic window from Salinispira pacifica.
ATCAGCCCTTCGGCTGGACTATCGGATATGCCATGAAAACCGATGAATTGTACGCCTCGGTGAACGATTTCCGGATCATTGAAATCACCATCGCAGTGATTACCTTTCTTGCTGTGGGGCTGTTTACCACCCTTTTTATCCGTTCATCCCTTATGCCGGTGAGAAACGTCCATTCCAAAATGAGTGAAATTGCCCGGGGCGGCGGGGATCTGACCCAACGGATGGATGTATCCTCCAGGGATGAAATCGGCGCCCTCTCAGGCGAATTTAATGAGTTTTTGAATTCACTGGGAAGCATCATCTCCGACATAAAACACGTATCCCGCCGGACACTGGATATTCGAAACGATCTCAGCAGTAACACCCAGCAGACAGCAACGGCAATCCAGCAGATTTCCCGGGTTATCGATACCATTCAGGAAAAAATGGAACGGCTCGGGAGCAATCTGGCCACCTCTGTACGGCATGTGCGGGAAATCAGTGATGCCGCCAGGGTAAATGATGATATCAGCAGATCCCAGTCCGAACTGGTGAATGAATCGGTGGCTGCAGTAAATCAGATGTTTGCTTCAATTGAACGGGTGTCTCAGGTTGTGCAGGAACATGCCGTTCAAAGCCGCGAACTTGTAACTACTGCCCGGGAAGGCGGTGGAAAGATACAGTCCATGGATGAATCCTTCCGCAAGGGTGTGAGTTCAAATATCGACCACATCAGGGATTTTGTGGGGGTCATCGGAAAGATATCAGCCCAAATAAACATGCTGAGCATGAACGCTGCAATTGAGGCCGCCCATGCTGGTGAACGGGGAAGAGGCTTTGCGGTTGTGGCGGAAGAAATACGCCGACTTGCGGAGGAAACCTCACAGTATGCTGGGAAAATCGGCGGTACCATTAAAGAGGTGGTGGGCTCAATCAGTCAGACTGATGAGGAACTCAAGGAAGTACATCAGGCTTTTGGCAGAATAGATTCCAGAGTTCAGCAGGTGTCCGGTGCTTTCGAAGAGATTGAATCAAATACCCAACAGTTGAATCTTGGCGGTC
It includes:
- a CDS encoding methyl-accepting chemotaxis protein codes for the protein MKKQGIALYLKISFMIVIMLMIAFTVMTFFLESALKQIIVKENREEYDFRIHLITARLENRNSAFQAEKRDVLASQRASAGSSAFTSGSIAAMEEQLLDQMQGEVLRELKYQYYQGSAAEDLDVYPFIVDRQGNVVMHPTLSRGSAALSEMPFIQKAVDLQKGAIEYNLRGEEKWYTFDTYQPFGWTIGYAMKTDELYASVNDFRIIEITIAVITFLAVGLFTTLFIRSSLMPVRNVHSKMSEIARGGGDLTQRMDVSSRDEIGALSGEFNEFLNSLGSIISDIKHVSRRTLDIRNDLSSNTQQTATAIQQISRVIDTIQEKMERLGSNLATSVRHVREISDAARVNDDISRSQSELVNESVAAVNQMFASIERVSQVVQEHAVQSRELVTTAREGGGKIQSMDESFRKGVSSNIDHIRDFVGVIGKISAQINMLSMNAAIEAAHAGERGRGFAVVAEEIRRLAEETSQYAGKIGGTIKEVVGSISQTDEELKEVHQAFGRIDSRVQQVSGAFEEIESNTQQLNLGGQEILQAMEELSTVAVNLREQSSDVNQKSSSIMQNMEDVEGFSREVSNGIGEISSGAVQIGQAMSHVERLTRDMGSSSESLNGRIQEFKT